A stretch of Pseudoclavibacter chungangensis DNA encodes these proteins:
- a CDS encoding aldehyde dehydrogenase family protein, with protein MSNSNAPSSLDRSTSDRRTSPIGHTAPPELDADVHASMDAAITRVRAGSERWATLSLEARASIIAAVHRSLGSVARRWVEIACDIKGIEADSPLVGEEWISGPYATISGAGALAHSLAELAACRSPAADARIRPGPDGRSRIRVLPHAAIEGVLLHGFSGEVWTTPHVSADEVVRRAGLGAVDPTPGVGVVLGAGNITSIAPLDVLWELVARGRGVVLKLNPTLERLRPVLEAGLEPLVAAGVLRFVSGGADVGAALVEHDGIDHVHITGSAATHDAIVWGSGEEAVRRRAEGTPRLRVPISSELGGVSPVIVVPGRWSHADLRFQAEHIATMRLHNAGHNCIAGQVVVVSADWPQREAFLRELRTAIDRAPARPVWYPGAAERVTASARRDGAASLGPATSPRVLIDTDDPATLEWLERTELFAPVLGVVELPGVDATFLDAAVSAANDRLAGTLGANIVIDPATLRRIGAARFGRALTALRYGTIAVNAWTGLGFLTSRASWGAFPGGSLADVGSGVGVVHNALLLDDVERTVVRGPFRPFPRSVAGGEFSLFPKPPWFVTARSAARTGRLLSGFATKPAWQKLPAIFASAFRA; from the coding sequence GTGAGCAACTCGAACGCACCCTCGTCCCTCGACCGGTCCACATCGGACCGACGCACATCGCCGATCGGGCACACCGCACCGCCGGAGCTCGACGCCGACGTGCACGCGTCGATGGATGCCGCCATCACCCGCGTCCGGGCCGGGTCCGAGCGCTGGGCGACGCTCTCGCTCGAGGCGCGCGCGAGCATCATCGCGGCGGTGCACCGTTCGCTCGGTTCGGTCGCGCGACGATGGGTCGAGATCGCGTGCGACATCAAGGGCATCGAGGCGGACTCGCCGCTCGTCGGCGAGGAGTGGATCTCGGGCCCGTACGCGACGATCTCAGGTGCCGGTGCGCTCGCGCACTCCCTCGCCGAGCTCGCCGCCTGTCGCAGTCCCGCGGCCGACGCACGGATCCGACCGGGGCCCGACGGACGCTCCCGCATCCGCGTCCTCCCCCACGCCGCGATCGAGGGCGTGCTGTTGCACGGGTTCTCGGGCGAGGTGTGGACGACGCCGCACGTGAGCGCCGACGAGGTGGTCCGTCGCGCCGGCCTCGGCGCCGTCGATCCGACGCCCGGGGTCGGCGTGGTGCTCGGTGCCGGCAACATCACCTCCATCGCCCCGCTCGACGTGCTGTGGGAACTCGTCGCACGCGGACGCGGCGTCGTCCTCAAGCTCAATCCGACGCTCGAACGACTCCGCCCCGTCCTCGAGGCCGGCCTCGAACCACTCGTCGCCGCGGGGGTGCTGCGCTTCGTCTCGGGTGGCGCCGACGTCGGTGCCGCGCTCGTCGAACACGACGGCATCGACCACGTGCACATCACGGGGAGCGCCGCGACCCACGACGCGATCGTGTGGGGAAGTGGCGAGGAGGCGGTGCGCCGACGGGCGGAGGGCACTCCTCGCCTGCGCGTTCCCATCTCGAGCGAGCTCGGCGGCGTCTCCCCCGTGATCGTCGTGCCGGGTCGCTGGTCGCACGCCGACCTCCGGTTCCAGGCGGAGCACATCGCGACGATGCGGCTCCACAACGCGGGCCACAACTGCATCGCGGGCCAGGTCGTCGTCGTCTCCGCCGATTGGCCCCAGCGCGAGGCGTTCCTCCGTGAGTTGCGCACCGCGATCGACCGTGCGCCGGCCCGACCGGTCTGGTACCCGGGCGCGGCCGAACGTGTCACCGCGAGCGCCCGGCGGGACGGTGCGGCGTCACTCGGCCCCGCGACGAGTCCGCGCGTCCTCATCGATACCGACGACCCCGCGACGCTCGAGTGGCTCGAGCGCACCGAGCTGTTCGCTCCCGTGCTCGGCGTCGTCGAACTCCCCGGCGTCGACGCGACGTTCCTCGATGCCGCGGTGTCCGCCGCGAACGATCGCCTGGCGGGCACGCTCGGTGCGAACATCGTCATCGACCCCGCGACCCTCCGACGCATCGGAGCGGCGAGGTTCGGCCGTGCCCTCACCGCGCTGCGCTACGGCACGATCGCCGTCAACGCCTGGACCGGCCTCGGCTTCCTCACTTCGCGCGCCTCCTGGGGTGCCTTCCCCGGCGGGAGCCTCGCCGATGTCGGAAGCGGCGTCGGTGTCGTGCACAACGCGCTGCTCCTCGACGACGTCGAACGCACCGTCGTGCGCGGCCCGTTCCGCCCGTTCCCGCGTTCCGTCGCCGGCGGCGAGTTCTCGCTGTTCCCGAAGCCGCCGTGGTTCGTCACCGCACGCTCGGCGGCCCGCACGGGCCGTCTGCTGAGCGGCTTCGCGACGAAGCCCGCCTGGCAGAAGCTGCCCGCGATCTTCGCGTCCGCGTTCCGCGCCTGA
- a CDS encoding GMC family oxidoreductase, with the protein MHTSTDGSAGERVDYIVVGSGSAGSVLANRLSADPTRQVLVLEAGGSDRRKEITIPAAFSKLFTTDVDWNYRTEPQPGLDGRTIFWPRGKVLGGSSSLNAMMWVIGFAADYDRGAELAGPRWSWSSLEPLFRDTLVPVSEQRDPRPQTGTLLEAVQEAGYRLEEPNLPASDGFTRTRVTQRKGDRWNAHRSYVQPVLASRPNLDVRTDAHVTRIRFDGTRAVGVEYRHGGRTRIAHASAEVILAGGAVNTPQLLLLSGIGDPEQLAALGIPVVAASPEVGRNLRDHLASLLVRHSEPGTLYSAETPAQLARYLLARKGMLTSNVAEGYGFVRSDASLAEPDLEILVAPAAYTREGLHGIPGHGLSVGTVLLQPESRGSITLASADPVEHPVIDPAYLSDEAGADRARMLAGLGIVDRILSSPVLAGSLRPGYIAPDGGERLSPEDRLVAALDQCSHTLYHPTSTARMGSDAASVVDPELRVRGVTGLRVADASVMPEIIRGHTHAPSVVIGEQAARLVLDTDPASLAHRA; encoded by the coding sequence ATGCACACCTCCACAGACGGATCCGCGGGCGAACGCGTCGACTACATCGTGGTCGGCTCCGGTTCGGCGGGCTCGGTCCTCGCCAACCGCCTCAGCGCCGACCCCACCCGCCAGGTCCTCGTCCTCGAGGCCGGCGGGAGCGACCGCCGCAAGGAGATCACGATCCCCGCGGCGTTCTCGAAACTGTTCACGACCGACGTCGACTGGAACTACCGCACCGAGCCGCAACCGGGCCTCGACGGCCGGACGATCTTCTGGCCCCGGGGCAAGGTGCTCGGCGGCTCCTCGTCGCTCAACGCGATGATGTGGGTCATCGGATTCGCCGCCGACTACGACCGGGGGGCCGAGCTCGCCGGGCCACGGTGGTCCTGGTCGTCGCTCGAACCGCTGTTCCGCGACACGCTCGTTCCCGTCTCGGAGCAGCGCGACCCCCGTCCGCAGACGGGCACGCTCCTCGAGGCGGTCCAGGAAGCGGGCTACCGGCTCGAGGAGCCGAATCTCCCCGCCTCCGACGGATTCACGCGCACGCGCGTCACGCAGCGCAAGGGCGATCGGTGGAACGCACACCGCTCCTACGTCCAGCCCGTGCTCGCCTCCCGACCGAACCTCGACGTCCGCACCGATGCGCACGTCACGCGCATCCGCTTCGACGGCACGAGGGCCGTCGGTGTCGAGTACCGCCACGGCGGCCGGACGCGCATCGCGCACGCGAGCGCCGAGGTGATCCTCGCGGGCGGCGCCGTGAACACCCCGCAACTCCTGCTGCTCTCGGGCATCGGCGACCCCGAGCAGCTCGCTGCGCTCGGGATCCCCGTCGTCGCGGCCTCGCCCGAGGTCGGCCGCAACCTGCGCGATCACCTCGCTTCACTGCTCGTCCGTCACTCGGAGCCCGGCACGCTCTACTCGGCCGAGACACCGGCACAACTGGCGCGCTACCTCCTCGCGCGCAAGGGCATGCTCACCTCGAACGTCGCCGAGGGCTACGGGTTCGTCCGCTCCGACGCGTCGCTCGCGGAGCCCGACCTCGAGATCCTCGTGGCACCCGCCGCCTACACCCGCGAGGGACTCCACGGGATCCCGGGTCACGGGCTCAGCGTCGGCACCGTCCTCCTCCAGCCCGAGAGCCGCGGGAGCATCACCCTCGCAAGCGCCGATCCGGTCGAACACCCCGTCATCGATCCCGCGTACCTCTCGGACGAGGCGGGGGCGGACCGCGCCCGCATGCTCGCGGGCCTCGGCATCGTCGATCGGATCCTGAGCTCTCCCGTGCTCGCGGGCTCGCTGCGTCCCGGCTACATCGCACCGGACGGCGGCGAACGACTGTCCCCCGAGGACCGGCTCGTGGCCGCGCTCGACCAGTGCTCGCACACGCTCTACCACCCGACGTCGACCGCCCGGATGGGGTCCGACGCCGCGTCGGTCGTCGACCCCGAGCTGCGGGTGCGTGGGGTCACGGGGCTCCGCGTCGCGGACGCGTCCGTCATGCCCGAGATCATCCGCGGTCACACGCACGCACCGAGCGTCGTGATCGGCGAGCAGGCCGCGCGGCTCGTGCTCGACACCGACCCCGCGTCACTCGCCCACCGTGCCTGA